The Iamia majanohamensis genome window below encodes:
- the nuoK gene encoding NADH-quinone oxidoreductase subunit NuoK — translation MLLNQFLLLSAVLFSIGVYGVIARRNGVAILMSIELILNAVNINLVAFAAWRTDIAGQVFALFVIAVAAAEVGVGLAIVLAIYRNRRSVDLDELDLMKG, via the coding sequence GTGCTGCTCAACCAGTTCCTGCTCCTGTCGGCCGTCCTGTTCTCGATCGGCGTCTACGGCGTCATCGCCCGCCGCAACGGCGTGGCCATCCTGATGTCGATCGAGCTGATCCTGAACGCGGTCAACATCAACCTGGTGGCCTTCGCGGCCTGGCGGACCGACATCGCCGGCCAGGTGTTCGCCCTGTTCGTCATCGCCGTGGCCGCCGCCGAGGTCGGCGTCGGCCTGGCCATCGTCCTCGCCATCTACCGCAACCGCCGCAGCGTCGACCTCGACGAGCTCGA